Proteins from a genomic interval of Clostridium sp. AN503:
- a CDS encoding glycogen/starch/alpha-glucan phosphorylase gives MNKQELEKQLKDRCGKVIENCTNEELYTGLLSMVQDMAREKEANTGKKKLYYISAEFLIGKLLSNNMINLGIYEDVKTILEDHGKALSSIEEVEPEPSLGNGGLGRLAACFLDSIASLGLNGDGIGLNYHFGLFKQYFKDNKQDEQPNPWITDTSWLTKTDVTYQIPYKNFTLISRMYDIEVTGYNNRTNKLHLFDVDTVDESLVQEGITFDKSDIERNLTLFLYPDDSDRAGQVLRIYQQYFMVSSGARLILNEAMEKGSDLHDLPDYVAVQINDTHPTMIIPELIRLLTAEHGMEMDEAIEIVSRTCAYTNHTILAEALETWPVDYFKETVPQLIPIIEVLDDKVRRKFDDPSVYIIDKEDRVHMAHMDIHYGFSVNGVAALHTDILKETELHNFYAIYPEKFNNKTNGITFRRWLLHCNPELASFITALIGDGYKKDAMELEKLDCREIKEDEAVLFKLLQIKDSKKMELARYLKETQDMEISPASIFDIQIKRLHEYKRQQMNALYLVHKYLEIKGGKKPQTPITAIFGAKAAPAYTIAKDIIHMILCMQQIIDNDPEVSPYLKVVMVSNYNVTLAEKLIPACDISEQISLASKEASGTGNMKFMLNGAVTLGTEDGANMEIHRLVGDENIYIFGDSSETVIERYQEGTYCPRDYYENDPAIKEAVDFIVGDQMMAVGCRENLENIYHELLTKDWFMTFPDFAAYCETKEAAYHDYENRTEWAKKMLANISRAGFFSSDRTIQEYNRDIWKLG, from the coding sequence ATGAATAAACAGGAATTAGAAAAACAGTTAAAAGACAGGTGCGGTAAAGTGATTGAAAACTGCACCAACGAGGAACTTTATACAGGACTTTTATCCATGGTGCAGGATATGGCTCGGGAGAAAGAAGCCAACACCGGAAAAAAGAAGCTCTATTATATTTCTGCGGAATTCCTGATTGGAAAACTGCTTTCCAACAATATGATCAACCTGGGAATCTACGAGGATGTAAAGACGATCCTGGAAGATCACGGAAAAGCGTTAAGCTCCATCGAAGAGGTGGAGCCGGAACCGTCCCTGGGCAACGGAGGGCTGGGACGCCTGGCGGCATGTTTCCTGGATTCCATCGCATCCCTTGGACTGAATGGGGACGGCATCGGCTTAAACTATCATTTTGGATTATTTAAGCAGTATTTTAAGGACAATAAACAGGATGAACAGCCCAACCCGTGGATCACAGACACCTCCTGGCTGACGAAAACAGATGTAACGTACCAGATCCCTTATAAGAATTTTACACTGATTTCCAGAATGTATGATATCGAAGTGACCGGATACAACAACCGGACCAACAAGCTCCATCTTTTTGATGTGGACACGGTGGATGAGTCCCTGGTACAGGAGGGAATCACATTCGACAAATCGGATATCGAGAGAAACTTAACCCTGTTCCTTTATCCGGATGACAGCGACCGGGCCGGCCAGGTGCTGCGTATCTACCAGCAGTATTTTATGGTGAGCAGCGGAGCGCGGCTGATCTTAAATGAGGCTATGGAAAAGGGCTCTGACCTTCATGACCTGCCGGATTACGTTGCGGTCCAGATCAACGATACCCATCCTACCATGATCATCCCGGAGCTGATCCGGCTTTTGACAGCGGAACATGGGATGGAGATGGATGAAGCCATCGAGATCGTAAGCAGGACCTGTGCGTACACGAACCACACCATCCTGGCAGAAGCACTGGAAACCTGGCCTGTGGATTATTTCAAGGAAACGGTTCCTCAGCTGATCCCGATCATCGAGGTGCTGGATGATAAAGTGCGCAGGAAATTTGACGATCCGTCCGTGTACATCATCGATAAAGAGGACCGGGTCCATATGGCTCATATGGATATCCATTACGGCTTCAGCGTCAATGGGGTGGCCGCCCTTCATACGGATATCCTGAAGGAAACGGAATTGCATAATTTTTATGCCATTTATCCGGAGAAATTCAATAATAAGACAAATGGGATCACATTCCGCAGATGGCTCCTGCACTGCAATCCGGAGCTGGCATCCTTTATCACCGCATTGATCGGAGACGGATATAAGAAGGATGCCATGGAGCTGGAAAAGCTGGATTGCAGGGAGATCAAAGAGGATGAGGCAGTCCTTTTTAAACTCCTTCAGATCAAAGACAGCAAAAAAATGGAGCTGGCCCGCTATCTGAAAGAAACTCAGGATATGGAGATCAGTCCGGCTTCCATTTTTGATATTCAGATAAAAAGGCTCCATGAATACAAGAGACAGCAGATGAACGCTTTGTATCTGGTGCATAAATATCTGGAGATCAAGGGAGGCAAAAAGCCCCAGACCCCGATCACCGCGATCTTCGGAGCCAAGGCAGCCCCGGCCTATACCATTGCCAAGGACATTATCCACATGATCCTCTGTATGCAGCAGATCATCGACAACGATCCGGAGGTCAGCCCATATCTGAAAGTAGTCATGGTCAGCAATTATAATGTCACCCTGGCTGAGAAGCTGATCCCGGCCTGTGATATCTCGGAACAGATCTCCCTGGCGTCGAAGGAGGCAAGCGGCACAGGAAATATGAAATTCATGCTGAACGGTGCAGTCACCCTGGGAACGGAGGACGGGGCCAACATGGAGATCCATCGTCTGGTGGGCGATGAGAATATCTATATCTTCGGCGATTCCAGCGAAACGGTGATTGAGCGGTATCAGGAGGGAACCTACTGCCCCAGGGATTACTATGAGAATGATCCGGCGATCAAAGAAGCCGTGGATTTCATTGTCGGCGATCAGATGATGGCGGTGGGATGCAGAGAGAACCTGGAAAACATCTATCACGAACTGCTGACAAAGGACTGGTTTATGACATTCCCTGATTTTGCTGCTTACTGCGAAACGAAGGAAGCTGCATATCACGATTATGAGAACCGGACAGAGTGGGCGAAGAAGATGCTTGCCAATATCAGCAGGGCAGGGTTCTTCTCTTCGGACCGTACTATTCAGGAGTATAACAGGGATATTTGGAAATTAGGGTGA
- a CDS encoding endonuclease/exonuclease/phosphatase family protein — protein sequence MKILTLNSHSLEEADYEEKLKAFVEGICREKPDVIALQEVNQTRTARGVDAGLLEVSGYIPCESGADCTETVIREDNHGYRVAGMLEERGLSYSWTCVSAKLGYGKYDEGLALLCRFPVLDSRQCFITGSHDYQNWKTRKILGILAETERGPEWFYSVHMGWWKDDDEPFEKQWSRISSLLKTDGEKPIWLMGDFNSPSNISGEGYDMIRWSGWLDTYELAVQKDDGITVDHSIDGWKDKRKEPGMRIDYIWTSEKMPVKSSRVIFNGKDHPVVSDHFGVLAECGEACMRERPHGNEE from the coding sequence ATGAAGATCTTAACTTTAAACAGCCATAGTCTGGAGGAAGCGGACTATGAGGAGAAATTGAAAGCCTTTGTGGAAGGCATTTGCCGGGAAAAGCCGGATGTGATCGCCCTTCAGGAAGTGAATCAGACCCGGACTGCAAGAGGTGTGGACGCAGGCCTTTTGGAAGTGTCAGGCTACATACCCTGTGAGTCCGGTGCGGACTGTACAGAGACGGTGATTCGGGAGGACAATCATGGATACCGGGTTGCCGGGATGCTGGAAGAACGTGGGCTATCCTATTCCTGGACTTGTGTGTCTGCTAAACTGGGATATGGAAAATACGATGAAGGGCTGGCGTTACTTTGCCGCTTTCCGGTACTGGATAGCAGACAATGTTTCATAACCGGAAGCCATGACTATCAGAACTGGAAGACCAGAAAGATATTGGGGATTTTGGCTGAGACTGAGCGCGGTCCGGAATGGTTTTACAGCGTCCATATGGGCTGGTGGAAGGATGATGATGAGCCGTTTGAAAAGCAGTGGAGCCGGATCAGCAGCCTGCTTAAAACGGATGGGGAAAAACCGATCTGGCTGATGGGGGATTTCAACTCCCCATCCAATATTTCCGGCGAAGGATATGACATGATCAGGTGGTCCGGCTGGCTGGATACCTATGAACTGGCAGTCCAGAAGGATGACGGGATTACGGTGGATCATTCCATAGACGGCTGGAAGGATAAAAGAAAAGAGCCGGGCATGAGGATTGATTATATCTGGACGTCTGAAAAAATGCCGGTAAAAAGCTCCCGCGTTATATTTAACGGGAAGGACCATCCTGTGGTGTCGGATCATTTTGGAGTATTAGCAGAGTGCGGGGAAGCTTGTATGCGGGAGCGTCCGCATGGAAATGAGGAATAG
- a CDS encoding sensor histidine kinase: MRRLFHAKTIKARLLWYNLCIICIIAVIFSVSSYLTANKKAVEVATNSLTYHVESLSYRYKMAYEEMVNIILNCTERGAFNLKQVGRMKTAAQRRNGIEYASLASSYCAITGYGSYIKRLSVFSDDGVMVQAGTALSSTDDGQRICGAPWFFEEQAKEMDRYQLKLRDPLFYGEREQSLPIIHPISGSGGQEWAAVFLSPKLFQDELASNDNGNEVIVVTADGERVAALHEDPGHREENDRLIAGILKAGKGRGTFDRLIHGADSKITYETYARSGITVVEILDLDTLKNDRLMLLQTVILIFAACLFIGFVLSFIFGSQVRKPIDRLVRHIGRIAEGDFSQDPAIESGDEIGTVGRVVNNMAGQIEQLMQQRLEDEKEKGSLELKMLQAQINPHFLYNTLDSIKWIAVIQKNSGIVKAVTALSGLLKNMAKGFHEKVTMEKELEFVRDYVTIEKLKYAELFDLQIQMDDPELVRAKIVKLTLQPLVENAIFSGIEPSGKSGMILIHIYREDGLMYLVVRDDGVGIEPEKLKHLLEDTEKLKGDRMSSIGIANVDRRIKLTYGEEYGLSITSEVGVYTEITIVVPLEFETEGLPALDKE; the protein is encoded by the coding sequence ATGAGAAGATTGTTTCATGCAAAGACCATTAAAGCCAGGCTTCTCTGGTACAATTTATGTATTATCTGTATCATAGCTGTTATTTTCAGCGTCAGCAGTTATCTGACTGCCAACAAAAAGGCGGTGGAGGTTGCCACCAATTCCCTGACTTATCATGTGGAGAGCCTTTCCTACCGCTATAAGATGGCGTATGAGGAAATGGTCAATATTATATTGAACTGTACGGAGCGCGGCGCCTTCAACTTAAAGCAGGTCGGAAGGATGAAGACCGCTGCACAGCGCAGGAACGGTATTGAGTATGCCAGCCTTGCCAGCAGTTATTGTGCGATCACCGGGTATGGGAGTTATATCAAACGTTTGTCTGTGTTCAGTGATGACGGCGTTATGGTCCAGGCGGGGACGGCTCTTTCCAGTACGGACGATGGACAGCGGATCTGCGGCGCGCCCTGGTTCTTTGAGGAGCAGGCGAAGGAGATGGACCGGTATCAGTTAAAACTCCGGGATCCGCTGTTTTACGGGGAGCGGGAGCAGAGCCTGCCGATCATCCATCCTATATCCGGGTCGGGCGGGCAGGAATGGGCGGCGGTGTTTTTGTCTCCAAAGCTGTTCCAGGATGAGCTGGCAAGCAACGACAACGGCAACGAGGTGATCGTGGTGACTGCGGACGGCGAGCGGGTCGCCGCTCTCCATGAGGACCCGGGACACCGGGAGGAGAATGACAGGCTGATCGCGGGGATTTTAAAGGCGGGCAAGGGACGGGGAACCTTTGACCGTTTGATCCATGGGGCAGACAGCAAGATTACATACGAGACTTATGCGAGAAGCGGGATCACCGTAGTGGAGATCCTGGATCTGGACACGCTTAAAAATGACAGGCTCATGCTGCTTCAGACCGTTATCCTGATTTTTGCGGCCTGCCTGTTCATCGGTTTTGTTTTGAGCTTTATTTTTGGCAGTCAGGTCAGGAAGCCCATAGACCGGCTGGTGCGCCATATCGGAAGGATCGCGGAGGGGGATTTCTCCCAGGATCCGGCCATTGAAAGTGGGGATGAGATCGGGACCGTCGGCAGAGTGGTCAACAATATGGCGGGACAGATTGAACAGCTGATGCAGCAGCGGCTGGAGGATGAGAAGGAAAAGGGCAGTCTGGAGCTGAAAATGCTCCAGGCGCAGATCAATCCGCATTTCCTCTATAATACCCTGGACTCGATCAAGTGGATTGCGGTCATTCAGAAAAACAGCGGTATTGTCAAGGCGGTCACCGCGTTGTCGGGCCTTCTTAAAAATATGGCTAAGGGGTTCCATGAAAAGGTGACCATGGAAAAGGAGCTGGAGTTTGTTCGGGATTATGTGACCATTGAGAAACTCAAATACGCGGAGCTGTTTGATTTGCAGATCCAGATGGACGATCCGGAGCTTGTCAGGGCAAAGATCGTGAAGCTGACGCTGCAGCCTTTGGTGGAGAACGCCATCTTCAGCGGCATCGAGCCGAGCGGCAAGAGTGGGATGATCCTTATCCATATTTACCGGGAGGACGGCCTAATGTATCTGGTGGTCCGGGATGACGGCGTGGGGATCGAACCGGAGAAGCTTAAGCACCTTTTGGAGGATACGGAGAAGCTGAAAGGCGACCGGATGAGCAGTATCGGGATCGCCAATGTGGACCGCAGGATCAAGCTGACCTACGGGGAGGAATACGGGCTGTCCATCACGAGTGAGGTGGGTGTCTATACGGAGATCACGATCGTGGTTCCGCTGGAATTTGAGACAGAAGGCCTGCCTGCTTTAGACAAGGAGTAG
- the malQ gene encoding 4-alpha-glucanotransferase — protein MKRESGILLSVASLPSRYGIGCFSREAYEFVDQLKVSGQSYWQILPLGPTSYGDSPYQSFSTFAGNPYFISLEDLIEEGLLSRKECDAADFGEDPQSVDYARIYKARFGLLRKAYERSRINENADFLRFKEENRWWLQDYALFRAVKTRFEEKAWTEWAEDIRLRRQNALDYYRKELYFDIEFHEYLQFTFMKQWKKLKEYANSQGIRIIGDIPIYVAMDSADTWAHPELFQLDEDNAPVAVAGCPPDGFSTVGQLWGNPLYRWDYHRDTGFKWWLERLSYCYQLYDVVRIDHFRGFDQYFSVAADAKTAVDGHWEQGPGMDLFYRVKSALGEKEIIAEDLGYVTDSVRQLVKESGFPGMKVLEFAFDSRDSGCASDYLPHNYPENCVVYTGTHDNETIAGWYHSIQPEERKLARDYLNDYYTPENELHHSFISLVMRSQARICIIPLQDYLGLDNSARINTPSTVGDNWKWRLMPGQLSEKVIKSIGSVTLRYGRWNWRD, from the coding sequence ATGAAACGTGAAAGCGGTATTTTATTATCGGTCGCCAGTCTGCCTTCCAGGTACGGGATTGGATGTTTTTCCAGGGAGGCCTATGAGTTTGTAGACCAGCTGAAGGTGTCCGGGCAGTCTTACTGGCAGATCCTGCCCCTGGGCCCTACCAGCTATGGGGATTCCCCTTACCAGTCTTTTTCCACATTTGCGGGGAACCCTTACTTTATCAGTCTGGAAGATCTGATCGAGGAAGGCTTATTAAGCCGGAAGGAATGTGACGCGGCTGACTTTGGAGAGGACCCTCAGAGCGTGGATTATGCCAGGATCTATAAAGCGCGTTTCGGACTGCTCCGCAAGGCCTATGAGCGGAGCCGGATCAATGAAAATGCGGATTTTCTCCGGTTTAAGGAGGAAAATCGGTGGTGGCTCCAGGATTATGCGCTGTTTCGGGCGGTGAAAACAAGATTTGAAGAAAAGGCGTGGACCGAGTGGGCGGAGGATATCAGGCTCCGGCGGCAGAATGCTTTGGATTATTACAGGAAAGAGCTGTATTTTGATATTGAATTCCATGAATATTTACAGTTCACCTTTATGAAACAGTGGAAGAAGCTTAAGGAGTACGCCAACAGTCAGGGAATCCGCATTATTGGGGATATTCCCATCTATGTGGCGATGGACAGCGCAGATACCTGGGCTCATCCGGAACTGTTCCAGCTGGATGAGGACAACGCCCCGGTTGCAGTTGCGGGATGCCCTCCAGATGGATTCTCGACTGTCGGACAGTTGTGGGGGAATCCCCTTTACCGGTGGGATTACCACAGGGATACGGGATTTAAATGGTGGCTGGAGCGGTTGTCTTACTGCTACCAATTATACGACGTGGTCCGGATCGATCATTTCCGCGGATTTGACCAGTACTTTTCCGTTGCTGCCGACGCGAAAACGGCGGTGGACGGACATTGGGAACAGGGACCCGGCATGGATCTGTTTTACAGAGTCAAGTCGGCGCTGGGGGAAAAGGAGATCATCGCGGAGGATCTGGGATATGTGACGGATTCTGTCAGGCAGTTGGTAAAGGAGAGCGGGTTTCCGGGAATGAAGGTGCTGGAATTTGCATTTGATTCCAGGGATTCAGGATGCGCAAGCGATTATCTCCCTCATAATTATCCTGAAAACTGCGTGGTTTATACGGGAACCCATGACAATGAAACGATCGCTGGCTGGTATCATTCCATTCAGCCGGAGGAACGTAAGCTGGCCCGCGATTATCTGAATGATTATTACACGCCGGAGAACGAGCTGCATCATTCCTTTATCAGTCTGGTCATGCGCAGCCAGGCCAGGATCTGCATCATCCCCCTTCAGGATTATCTGGGGCTGGATAATAGCGCGCGGATCAACACGCCTTCCACGGTGGGGGATAACTGGAAATGGCGTCTTATGCCGGGGCAGCTGTCAGAAAAGGTGATAAAATCGATCGGCTCTGTTACGCTGCGGTATGGGCGATGGAACTGGCGGGATTAA
- a CDS encoding PTS transporter subunit IIBC, whose translation MKEKKCGVCEIKILSPLTGKAVPMEEVPDPVFSQKIIGDGIAVIPEDGRLVSPVDGEVISVAETLHAYGFRSEDGLEVLVHFGLETVSLKGEFFTCHVNVGDKVKAGDLIAEADLKGLLELQVNPITPVIICGGAEGCGMEARTGGVKAGKDAVVIIMRQDNAKSTQAISKKTDAWEEKSVPDKAVPPEKREKPEKLEKPEKSEKQAKKAKRRSIINFDFLQKLGKVLMTVIAVMPAAGLMISVGKLVQMSGGNMDMVLTIGSTMENIGWAIINNLHILFAVAIGGSWAKEKAGGAFAAVIAFILINVITGALFGVSSADLANPDAVTHTLLGQEILVNGYFTSVLGAPALNMGVFVGIIAGFTGGVIYNKYYNYRKLPDALAFFNGKRFVPMVVIAWSVVISVVLALVWPLVQTGINDFGVWIANSSDTSPVLAPFIYGTLERLLLPFGLHHMLTIPMNYTSFGGTYTILSGVNAGSQVFGQDPLWLAWATDLINLKDAGDMAGYQQLLTTVTPARFKVGQMIGATGLLLGITLAMYRRVDADKRQNYRSMFVSTALAVFLTGVTEPLEFMFMFCALPLYLIYAVLQGCAFALSGIIHLRLHSFGNLEFLTRIPMSVKAGLTGDIINFVICIAVFFVVGYGIAYFMIGKFHFATPGRLGNYTDEGGSEEANPNTANLNATAGGDSQAERIIGLLGGRDNIVLVDACMTRLRVTVKDVDQVAEQAAWKSEGAMGLIKKDQGIQAVYGPKADVLKSDINDIL comes from the coding sequence CACCATTGACCGGAAAGGCAGTGCCTATGGAAGAAGTTCCCGATCCGGTATTTTCCCAGAAGATCATAGGAGATGGAATCGCCGTCATCCCGGAGGATGGAAGACTGGTAAGCCCGGTGGACGGGGAGGTGATTTCCGTAGCGGAAACACTGCATGCATATGGATTCCGGTCTGAGGACGGACTGGAAGTGCTGGTGCACTTTGGTTTGGAGACCGTATCTTTGAAGGGGGAATTTTTTACCTGTCATGTGAACGTGGGGGATAAGGTAAAAGCGGGGGATCTGATCGCGGAGGCGGATTTAAAAGGCTTGCTGGAGCTGCAGGTGAATCCCATAACGCCTGTCATTATCTGTGGCGGAGCGGAAGGGTGCGGTATGGAAGCCAGGACCGGTGGAGTGAAGGCCGGGAAGGATGCGGTGGTTATCATTATGAGACAGGATAATGCAAAATCTACGCAAGCGATTTCGAAAAAAACAGATGCCTGGGAGGAGAAAAGCGTCCCGGATAAGGCCGTTCCGCCGGAGAAACGAGAGAAACCGGAGAAACTAGAGAAACCAGAAAAATCAGAAAAGCAGGCGAAAAAGGCTAAGAGAAGATCGATCATCAATTTCGACTTCCTTCAGAAGCTGGGGAAAGTCCTGATGACGGTCATTGCGGTTATGCCTGCGGCAGGACTGATGATAAGCGTAGGCAAGCTGGTACAGATGTCGGGCGGCAATATGGACATGGTACTGACCATCGGAAGCACCATGGAGAATATCGGCTGGGCGATCATTAATAACCTGCACATCCTGTTTGCCGTTGCCATCGGCGGTTCCTGGGCCAAGGAAAAGGCAGGCGGAGCCTTTGCGGCGGTGATCGCGTTTATCCTGATCAATGTCATTACAGGCGCTTTGTTTGGAGTGAGCAGCGCAGACCTTGCAAATCCGGATGCGGTTACCCACACTCTGCTGGGACAGGAAATATTAGTGAATGGTTACTTTACCTCTGTGCTTGGCGCTCCGGCTCTCAATATGGGGGTGTTCGTGGGAATCATAGCCGGATTTACAGGCGGGGTGATCTACAATAAATATTATAATTATAGAAAGCTTCCGGATGCACTGGCTTTCTTTAACGGAAAACGGTTTGTTCCCATGGTGGTGATCGCCTGGTCGGTGGTCATCTCCGTTGTGCTGGCCCTTGTGTGGCCGTTAGTACAGACCGGGATCAATGATTTCGGTGTCTGGATCGCCAACTCATCAGATACCTCCCCGGTGCTGGCGCCGTTTATCTACGGTACGCTGGAACGGCTTTTACTCCCGTTTGGGCTGCACCATATGCTGACCATACCGATGAACTACACGTCCTTTGGCGGAACCTATACGATCCTCAGCGGAGTGAACGCCGGTTCCCAGGTGTTCGGACAGGATCCTCTGTGGCTGGCGTGGGCTACTGACCTGATCAACTTAAAGGACGCCGGGGATATGGCCGGGTATCAGCAGCTTCTCACCACAGTTACACCAGCCAGATTCAAGGTGGGACAGATGATCGGCGCTACGGGGCTTCTTCTTGGGATTACTTTGGCTATGTACCGCAGAGTGGATGCGGATAAGAGGCAGAATTACCGTTCCATGTTTGTTTCAACTGCGCTGGCTGTATTTTTGACCGGTGTTACAGAGCCGTTAGAGTTTATGTTCATGTTCTGCGCACTGCCGCTTTATCTAATATATGCAGTTTTGCAGGGATGCGCGTTTGCTCTGTCGGGGATCATCCATTTGCGGCTTCATTCCTTCGGAAATCTGGAGTTTTTAACACGGATTCCCATGTCGGTAAAAGCGGGACTGACGGGAGACATTATTAATTTTGTTATCTGCATTGCAGTGTTTTTCGTAGTGGGTTACGGGATTGCATATTTTATGATTGGAAAGTTTCATTTCGCTACGCCGGGACGCCTGGGCAATTATACAGACGAGGGCGGGTCGGAAGAGGCGAATCCGAACACGGCGAATCTGAACGCGACGGCAGGAGGCGACAGCCAGGCGGAGCGGATCATCGGTCTGCTTGGCGGAAGGGATAATATCGTTTTGGTGGATGCGTGCATGACCAGGCTTCGAGTCACGGTCAAGGATGTGGATCAAGTGGCGGAACAGGCGGCGTGGAAGTCAGAGGGAGCTATGGGCCTGATCAAGAAGGATCAGGGGATCCAGGCGGTCTACGGCCCGAAGGCGGATGTGCTGAAATCAGATATCAATGATATCTTGTAG